In the Bacteroidia bacterium genome, ACATCTTGTCCGATGTTCAAAGACATAAACAGTTTAAAGAAAATGCCTTCCAACAAGCCCAGAAATTTACCCTCGAGATCGTCTTACCTCAATACGAAAAGCTTTATAAATCAGTCGTAGGAATTAACTAAGAATGACAAGGTTAACAGAAATTTAAGTTTTTTTTTGAAAAAGGTTTGGATTTCAGAATATTTCTATTTTTGTCCCAATCAAGTCATCGAGGTTAAAGATAAAAAAGTACTTATGGAAGGTTACGAAAATCAAGACAGGGAAATATTCTCAAAAGCGGTTAAAGCAGGTAAGCGCACTTACTTTTTTGATGTTAAATCAACAAGATTGGATGACTACTACCTGACTATCACCGAGAGCAAGAAGAAATTCGATATGGACGGAAGATTCACCTACGTAAAACATAAAATTTT is a window encoding:
- a CDS encoding PUR family DNA/RNA-binding protein codes for the protein MEGYENQDREIFSKAVKAGKRTYFFDVKSTRLDDYYLTITESKKKFDMDGRFTYVKHKIFLYKEDFEKFKGGLEEVMEYILRERPDMPVRNNNGIPDGNSYNSNVDFEDLG